Proteins encoded together in one Scheffersomyces stipitis CBS 6054 chromosome 5, complete sequence window:
- the SUC1.1 gene encoding zinc finger protein possibly regulating maltose complex or other sugar transporters (zinc finger protein possibly regulating maltose complex or other sugar transporters (MAL33)~go_component nucleus~go_function transcription factor activity; zinc ion binding; DNA binding~go_process regulation of transcription, DNA-dependent; transcription) produces the protein MSSVATAASSRKLKRSRPCDGCALRKIKCSDSRPCARCLNDGIPCTNNRIIKKSGPKSKKLSDQHFFPAEPVTKGLIPMDLLLPCLQVYQTWYYSMWPVLSVTDFVTKLSTISPGEHLYEEGSISYALCLALCAAISKQTTFISESSTISKLPSGIQARDYALLALRIRNEYEHSLNPTSETLLTSFFLCIYYFNNSGGKAAGITYLREAISMAQIMRLQDAATYLGKPPAEVHRLRKIYYLLLVTERFMCIQFGLPIILDPSIPFPMYDGEEYSDLLTGFTELVRIFSVPDRLFFEKMSASHSNNTFSGNFDYLEKFFYLPINNITEGWVVDVDKGIKGISITTMATDIQKVNLLLSKHWMRSLVWHIAFQNGLLSINREENDCLSVKYPVTIAYDFLTSTSNLPTNAFEYNGPGVIVKLLEIANGLADTMNDFTYIRNSVDTFACSNAMTSIFWLISKFKTNLVLPSELYKKIEGIVNANPIPRMHFSPVSSPEIEAVIEKKITSDASCSDSPEQALGIAAWT, from the exons ATGTCGTCTGTAGCAACTGCTGCAAGTTCCCGAAAGCTCAAGCGTTCTCGGCCCTGCGACGGATGTGCTCTTAGAAAGATCAAATGTTCGGATTCTAGACCTTGTGCTCGTTGTCTCAACGATGGAATACCTTGCACCAATAACAGAATAATAAAGAAGTCTGGGCCCAAGTCAAAGAAGCTCCTGGATCAGCATTTCTTCCCAGCGGA ACCAGTTACAAAGGGACTTATTCCGATGGACCTTTTACTTCCATGTCTTCAGGTTTATCAAACATGGTACTACAGTATGTGGCCCGTATTATCAGTGACAGATTTTGTGACTAAGCTTTCAACTATCTCGCCGGGAGAACATCTCTATGAAGAAGGTTCTATTTCGTATGCCCTATGTTTAGCCTTGTGTGCTGCTATCTCCAAACAGACTACATTCATTAGCGAAAGCTCAACCATATCCAAGCTCCCTTCTGGAATCCAAGCTCGAGATTACGCCTTATTGGCTCTCAGAATACGAAATGAGTATGAACATTCTCTCAATCCAACGAGTGAGACCTTGTtaacttctttcttcttgtgtATTTATtatttcaacaacagcgGAGGAAAAGCTGCTGGAATCACATACTTGAGAGAGGCTATTTCTATGGCCCAAATCATGCGTTTACAGGATGCAGCTACTTATTTGGGAAAACCTCCTGCTGAAGTTCATCGTTTGCGGAAAATATACTATCTTTTATTGGTCACAGAGAGATTTATGTGTATACAGTTTGGCTTGCCAATCATTCTAGATCCTAGTATACCGTTCCCAATGTATGATGGTGAGGAATATTCTGATCTCTTGACTGGGTTCACTGAACTCGTTAGAATATTTTCTGTTCCTGATCGTTTattctttgaaaaaatGAGTGCCTCGCATAGCAATAACACATTTAGTGGTAACTTTGATTACCTCGAgaaattcttctacttgCCGATTAATAACATCACAGAAGGTTGGGTGGTGGATGTAGATAAAGGGATTAAAGGCATATCGATAACGACTATGGCCACAGATATCCAGAAGGTCAACTTGTTACTCTCTAAGCATTGGATGAGATCTCTTGTTTGGCACATTGCCTTTCAGAATGGACTCCTATCTATCAACCGAGAAGAGAATGACTGTTTAAGTGTAAAGTATCCGGTTACTATTGCCTACGACTTCTTGACTTCGACCAGCAACTTGCCCACGAATGCATTTGAGTATAATGGTCCAGGCGTGATTGTTAAATTATTAGAAATTGCCAATGGTTTGGCTGACACAATGAATGACTTTACATATATTAGGAATAGTGTGGATACGTTTGCATGCCTGAACGCTATGACGTCGATATTCTGGCTCAtctccaaattcaagaCTAATTTGGTTCTTCCGTCGGAATTGTATAAAAAGATCGAGGGCATAGTCAATGCTAATCCTATACCTAGGATGCATTTCTCTCCTGTCTCCAGTCCAGAAATCGAAGCAgtaattgaaaagaagataacGTCTGATGCCTCTTGTAGTGACTCACCTGAGCAAGCCCTTGGAATAGCTGCATGGACTTAA
- the MAL2 gene encoding maltose permease (Maltose permease some smilarity to Candida albicans MAL31~go_component integral to membrane~go_function transporter activity~go_process transport), which yields MVSEYVEDIKNPEKTIVVESITKKTTDVSSLNSVDDYVARFLDMSNEARDNDNKEKSMPLRECLKTFPKAVMWSIILSTALVMEGYDTNLLNSLFGFYAFNKKFGHFDEGLGDYIIEARWQTALNIGYSCGSVIGLAIAGFFADIYGYRRTLMTALATSVALIFLQFFAPNKEVLLLAYILLGINWGSYQTLTVTYASEVAPTTLRLYLTSYVNVCWVFGQLISSGVLKGVTSMAGNSNSYRIPFAVQWVWPVPLFIGVYLAPESPWFLVKRGRNDEAKISLKRLLSENSKMPDKEVLAQAMLTKIQMTIQEEGTADAGTFKDCFRSTNFRRTRIASLTWLFQSITGAALMGYSTLFYQQAGLPVSMSFNFSIIQYCFGIIGTVGSWFLSQKVGRRPIYFFGLCTMCLILFLVGGLGVSDTNGAKWGVGTLLLIFTFVYDLTVGPLCYCIVAEIPSSKLRTKTVMLSRNMYNVANIIVGVITPYMLNPTAWNWKAKTGFFWAGFSLVGSIWVYFELPETRNRTYAELEVLFQDGVSARKFKSTEVEVFDAGKLMERYGETGIKHFVDHVDNAEEEDIIEKVQVST from the coding sequence ATGGTTAGTGAATACGTCGAAGACATAAAGAACCCTGAAAAGACTATCGTAGTCGAGTCTATAACCAAGAAGACAACCGATGTTTCTTCCTTGAATTCAGTTGACGACTATGTCGCTAGGTTCTTGGACATGTCTAACGAAGCTAGGGACAATGATAACAAGGAGAAGAGTATGCCTCTTAGAGAATGCTTGAAAACTTTCCCCAAGGCTGTAATGTGGTCGATTATTCTTTCCACTGCTTTGGTTATGGAAGGTTATGATACTAACcttttgaattctttgtTTGGTTTCTATgccttcaacaaaaaaTTTGGTCACTTTGATGAAGGTCTTGGTGATTATATTATTGAAGCTAGATGGCAAACTGCTTTGAATATAGGTTACAGCTGTGGTTCAGTTATTGGTCTTGCTATTGCTGGTTTTTTTGCTGATATTTATGGTTACAGAAGAACCTTGATGACTGCTTTGGCTACCTCTGTTGCTTTGattttccttcaattctttgctCCAAACAAGGAGGTCTTATTGCTTGCTTACATTCTTTTGGGTATTAACTGGGGATCTTATCAGACTTTGACTGTGACATATGCTTCTGAAGTTGCTCCGACGACTCTTCGTTTGTATCTTACTAGTTACGTCAATGTTTGTTGGGTGTTCGGtcaattgatttcttcaggCGTTCTTAAAGGTGTAACTAGTATGGCTGGAAACTCCAATTCTTACAGAATTCCTTTTGCTGTTCAATGGGTTTGGCCCGTACCTTTGTTTATTGGTGTTTATTTAGCTCCAGAATCACCTTGGTTCTTGGTTAAGCGTGGTAGAAACGATGAAGCCAAAATATCCTTGAAGAGATTATTATCTGAAAACTCGAAGATGCCAGACAAGGAAGTTTTGGCTCAAGCTATGCTAACCAAGATTCAGATGACTATCCAGGAAGAAGGCACTGCTGATGCTGGTACATTCAAGGACTGTTTCAGAAgtaccaacttcagaagaacaagaattgctTCCCTAACCTGGTTGTTCCAAAGTATTACAGGTGCCGCTTTGATGGGTTACTCGACTCTTTTCTATCAACAAGCTGGCTTGCCTGTTAGCATgtctttcaatttctccattATTCAGTACTGCTTTGGTATTATTGGTACTGTTGGATCTTGGTTCCTCTCTCAAAAGGTCGGTAGAAGACCTATCTACTTCTTCGGCCTTTGCACTATGTGCCTTATTTTGTTTTTGGTTGGTGGTTTGGGTGTTTCTGACACCAATGGTGCAAAGTGGGGCGTTGGTACGCTCTTGTTAATCTTTACTTTTGTTTACGATTTGACTGTTGGTCCATTGTGTTACTGTATTGTCGCTGAAATTCCATCGTCCAAGTTACGTACCAAAACTGTCATGCTTTCCAGGAACATGTACAATGTTGCTAACATAATTGTCGGTGTTATTACTCCGTACATGTTAAACCCAACTgcttggaattggaaagcTAAAACTGGTTTCTTCTGGGCTGGATTTTCCCTCGTTGGATCCATCTGGGTTTACTTCGAATTACCAGaaaccagaaacagaaccTACGCCGAATTGGAAGTCTTGTTCCAAGATGGTGTTTCAGCTAGAAAGTTCAAATCtactgaagttgaagtctttgatGCTGGTaagttgatggaaagaTATGGTGAAACAGGAATCAAACATTTTGTTGACCATGTAGACAATGctgaagaggaagataTCATTGAAAAGGTCCAGGTCTCTACTTAG
- the MAL7 gene encoding alpha-glucosidase maltase (alpha-D-glucosidase (maltase) (alpha-amylase) (MAL2) (MALT)~go_function alpha-amylase activity~go_process carbohydrate metabolism): protein MTIAREWWKNATVYQIWPASYKDSNGDGVGDIPGIISTLDYLKDLGVDVIWCSPMYDSPQDDMGYDISDYEKVYPEYGTNEDMQTLIDETHKRGMKLILDLVINHTSSEHVWFKESRSSKTNSKRDWYIWKPPKFDADGNRHPPNNWGSFFSGSAWEYDELTGEYYLRLFARTQPDLNWENEVTRKAIYDSAMKFWLDRGIDGFRIDTAGLYSKDQKFPDASIVCPDEEFQMSFQNTNNGPRIHEFHKEMYSNVTSNYDAMTVGEVGFCSREDSLKYVSAKEQEMNMIFLFDTITVGREGGDTFGYKDWTLTDFKRAIQKDTTFIEGTDAWSTVFIENHDQPRSVTRFGGIKYASQSAKLITLLESTLTGTLFIYQGQEIGMENLPRSWSIDEYKDINTINYYKKFKEKYGNDSDFKEKEEKLMDIINLVARDNSRSPVQWNSSTNGGFTSGTPWTRVNDNYRTINVASQIDDPNSVLSFWKKSIQIRKQYQDLLIFGTFKILDFENENVFTYIKEDEKNGLRKAYVVLNFSNNSVKFEKLIGGEFELLHCNVGDVDESILSPYEGRLYIVD from the coding sequence ATGACAATTGCTCGAGAATGGTGGAAAAATGCCACCGTATACCAAATATGGCCAGCATCCTACAAGGATTCCAATGGAGATGGTGTAGGTGATATTCCCGGTATCATCTCAACGTTAGACTATCTCAAGGATTTGGGTGTAGACGTGATTTGGTGTAGTCCCATGTACGACTCTCCACAGGATGACATGGGGTATGATATTAGTGACTATGAAAAGGTCTATCCAGAGTATGGCACCAACGAAGATATGCAGACACTCATAGACGAAACGCATAAGCGAGGCATGAAGTTAATATTGGATTTGGTTATCAATCATACTTCCAGCGAGCATGTCTGGTTCAAGGAGTCTAGATCTTCCAAGACAAACTCAAAGAGAGATTGGTATATTTGGAAACCTCCCAAATTTGATGCTGATGGTAACAGACACCCTCCTAACAACTGGGGATCGTTCTTTTCTGGTTCAGCTTGGGAATATGACGAGCTTACTGGAGAGTATTACTTAAGGCTCTTTGCTAGAACACAACCTGACTTGAATTGGGAAAATGAGGTAACCAGAAAGGCAATTTATGACTCTGCAATGAAGTTTTGGCTCGATAGAGGTATTGATGGCTTTAGAATTGATACAGCAGGTTTATACTCCAAAGACCAAAAGTTCCCCGATGCCAGTATTGTTTGCccagatgaagaattccaaaTGAGTTTTCAAAATACTAACAATGGCCCCCGCATTCATGAGTTCCACAAGGAAATGTATTCAAATGTGACTAGCAACTACGATGCCATGAcagttggagaagttggGTTTTGTTCGCGGGAAGATTCTTTGAAATACGTCAGTGccaaagaacaagaaatgaatATGATTTTCCTCTTCGATACCATCACTGTCGGAAGGGAAGGAGGAGACACATTTGGGTACAAGGACTGGACTTTGACGGACTTCAAGAGGGCCATTCAAAAAGACACCACTTTCATCGAGGGTACTGACGCGTGGTCCACTGTCTTCATTGAAAACCATGATCAACCTAGGTCGGTTACCAGATTTGGTGGTATCAAGTACGCTTCACAGTCTGCTAAATTGATTACCTTGTTGGAATCCACTTTGACAGGTACTCTCTTCATCTACCAGGGCCAGGAGATTGGCATGGAAAATTTACCAAGATCTTGGTCTATCGATGAATACAAGGATATAAACACTATAAACTACTACAAGAAGTTTAAGGAAAAATATGGTAATGATTCTGACTTcaaagagaaggaagaaaagttgatggaCATTATCAACCTTGTGGCCAGAGACAACTCAAGATCTCCTGTTCAATGGAACTCTTCTACTAATGGTGGTTTCACAAGTGGCACTCCATGGACACGAGTTAACGATAACTATAGGACCATTAATGTTGCTAGTCAGATTGACGATCCTAACTCGGTATTGAGCTTCTGGAAGAAATCTATTCAAATCAGAAAGCAGTATCAAGACTTGCTTATTTTCGGTACATTCAAGATATTGGATttcgaaaatgaaaacGTCTTCACCTACATTAAGGAGGATGAAAAAAATGGACTTCGAAAGGCATATGTAGTGTtgaacttctccaacaattccgtcaagtttgaaaagttgattggTGGTGAATTTGAACTACTTCATTGCAACGTTGGCGATGTTGACGAACTGATCTTGTCCCCATATGAAGGTCGTCTATACATTGTTGATTAA
- the HYR2.2 gene encoding HYR1-like protein (hyphally regulated cell wall protein similar to Candida albicans HYR1) → MSTFCNFFRYRSNNYTMLPKQFLERLLVLATFVYATNACIITGFKVDRSQVNLAVGDITVEANSYWSILGNSASSLNGALWVKKSAGFYIAGTDKIDSLSVTLPSGSHSINNEGTIVFNSISCKSTTKYQLSGTSFCNSGEMYLAGNGASGSLTSITSNSWTNSGLLSFHQKKRTNSCVSLGQPSGTIHNSGQICLHNHLFQQQGNIVGGGCLTANENSSIFLSNCNSNIDSTHSFYLADCKSSMRAKASSKSKTFNVYGFGGGNMIGLDLPLLSGVNGWCYNAVSGILTLKAKGNLSQNFSIGCGYDKNKFQITSDCSVGLSSVSNGALKYNGPCPKRKLPAVCKPCKPIPSCPQGTTTKTTTKSSSTGASTPNPQTTVTSTWTGFYTTVVTETATPGGTDTVIVEVPSSPNPQTTVTS, encoded by the coding sequence ATGTCtacattttgcaatttctttCGGTACAGATCCAACAACTACACGATGTTGCCAAAACAATTTCTAGAAAGATTGCTTGTCCTTGCTACTTTTGTTTATGCGACAAATGCCTGCATTATCACGGGATTCAAAGTTGACAGAAGTCAGGTTAATTTAGCTGTTGGTGATATTACTGTCGAGGCAAATTCTTATTGGTCAATCCTTGGTAATTCTGCATCGTCACTCAATGGTGCGCTTTGGGTCAAGAAAAGTGCTGGATTTTATATAGCTGGTACAGACAAAATTGACAGTTTATCAGTCACACTCCCTTCGGGCAGTCATTCTATAAACAATGAAGGTACTATTGTTTTCAACTCCATTTCTTGCAAACTGACAACCAAATATCAACTTAGTGGTACTTCTTTCTGTAACTCAGGTGAAATGTATTTGGCAGGCAATGGGGCAAGTGGAAGCTTAACCTCAATTACGTCAAATTCTTGGACAAACTCTGGATTATTGCTGTTTcatcaaaagaagagaactAATTCGTGTGTCTCCCTTGGTCAACCACTGGGAACAATTCATAACAGTGGTCAAATCTGTTTGCATAATCATttgttccaacaacaaggtAATATTGTTGGTGGTGGGTGTCTCACTGCAAATGagaattcttctattttcttaTCTAATTGCAATCTGAATATCGACTCAACGCATTCGTTCTACTTAGCCGATTGCAAATCCTCTATGAGAGCAAAGGCAAGTTCCAAATCAAAAACCTTCAACGTGTACGGGTTTGGTGGTGGAAACATGATTGGGTTGgatcttcctcttctttccGGTGTTAACGGTTGGTGCTACAACGCAGTCAGCGGTATTTTGACCCTTAAAGCGAAAGGAAACCTTTCGCAAAATTTCTCAATTGGTTGTGGTTACGACAAGAATAAGTTTCAAATCACTAGTGACTGTAGTGTTGGCTTATCAAGTGTTCTGAACGGTGCGTTGAAATATAATGGTCCGTGCCCAAAGAGGAAACTTCCAGCTGTATGTAAACCATGCAAGCCAATACCATCTTGTCCTCAAGGTACTACAACAAAAACTACTACGAAATCTTCCTCTACTGGTGCCTCTACTCCAAATCCACAAACTACCGTCACctctacttggactggcTTCTACACAACTGTAGTTACCGAAACTGCTACTCCTGGCGGAACTGATACAGTTatagttgaagttccatcttctccaaatcCACAAACTACCGTCACctct
- the FLO1 gene encoding Floculation protein FLO1 (Hypothetical threonine-rich protein may be involved in floculation), giving the protein MTIRSIYFLIFGFILNLALGADPGACVPDIRTSSPGFRATFYPYENAYVDGAPNYNPEDAYFPDANINYLLTGYRNTPIQGATSGVTEPAFSYGYPTDPYLIQWEDLASDYVYGVFTSVSNFTLELTGYFLAPETGEFAIEVTADNGAVVTFGAGQAFECCNTQILSNDGEFTLFSNEEFNGSLPNILSEPQRLTAGFYYPIRISFVNTAGPAALDLVITTPSGIRITDFDETIFSFLDVGSNCPYVPPTVTFTTPWTGTTTRTITHTPSSDGDTITVEIDTPVPTTTFTTPWTGTTTRTITHTPSSDGDTITVEIDTPVPTTTFTTPWTGTTTRTITHTPSSDGDTITVEIDTPVPTTTFTTPWTGTTTRTITHTPSSDGDTITVEIDTPVPTTTFTTPWTGTTTRTITHTPSSDGDTITVEIDTPVPTTTFTTPWTGTTTRTITHTPSSDGDTITVEIDTPVPTTTFTTPWTGTTTRTITHTPSSDGDTITVEIDTPTSGPPTTTFTTPWTGTTTRTITHTPSSDGDTITVEIDTPVPTTTFTTPWTGTTTRTITHTPSSDGDTITVEIDTPVPTTTFTTPWTGTTTRTITHTPSSDGDTITVEIDTPTTGPPTTTFTTPWTGTTTRTITHTPSSDGDTITVEIDTPVPTTTFTTPWTGTTTRTITHTPSSDGDTITVEIDTPVPTTTFTTPWTGTTTRTTTHTPSSDGDTITVEIDTPVPTTTFTTPWTGTTTRTITHTPSSDGDTITVEIDTPVPTTTFTTPWTGTTTRTITHIPSSDGDTITVEIDTPTTGPPTTTFTTPWTGTTTRTITHTPSSDGDTITVEIDTPVPTTTFTTPWTGTTTRTITHTPSSDGDTITVEIDTPVPTTTFTTPWTGTTTRTITHTPSSDGDTITVEIDTPTTGPPTTTFTTPWTGTTTRTITHTPSSDGDTITVEIDTPVPTTTFTTPWTGTTTRTITHTPSSDGDTITVEIDTPTTGPPTTAFTTPWTGTTTRTITHTPSSDGDTITVEIDTPVPTTTFTSPWTGTTTRTITHTPSSDGDTITVEIDTPISIATFETVQTTFSKYTSFWSNFTEEITSDIGKTVIDISTTVITIKSCENDYCDQLVRTTGYQVVTTTIDETVTEFTTFCDIPSTTAEDQILSAASDLEGSTSSEVTTVYFKDDTTTYLISQTVTNTGISTITTYSYQENEDYVSTGTSKDIDQNEILSGELTITSTKSGDTKHSQDSSATQKFDYSNQLTPVTVVPQVSSTNVPEVYHVQSEGGGANTYKISFWSVILALVVVFEF; this is encoded by the coding sequence atgaCAATTCGGTCAATTtactttttgatttttgGTTTTATACTAAATCTAGCACTTGGAGCAGATCCTGGTGCTTGTGTTCCTGACATAAGAACATCAAGTCCGGGTTTCAGAGCTACTTTTTATCCATATGAAAATGCATATGTTGATGGTGCTCCAAATTATAACCCTGAAGATGCGTATTTCCCAGATGCAAATATAAATTACTTGTTGACTGGTTACAGGAACACGCCAATTCAGGGAGCTACATCTGGTGTTACTGAGCCAGCTTTCTCGTATGGCTACCCAACAGACCCTTACCTAATTCAATGGGAAGACTTGGCATCCGACTATGTTTATGGTGTGTTCACCTCGGTTTCCAATTTTACACTTGAGTTGACAGGATATTTCTTAGCTCCGGAAACTGGggaatttgcaattgaagtCACTGCTGATAATGGGGCAGTTGTTACATTTGGAGCAGGGCAGGCGTTTGAATGCTGCAACACCCAGATTTTATCTAATGATGGTGAATTTACTTTATTTTCTAATGAAGAGTTCAATGGAAGTTTACCCAATATTTTATCTGAACCTCAAAGGCTTACAGCTGGCTTTTACTATCCTATTAGAATTTCATTCGTTAATACGGCCGGTCCAGCCGCCTTGGATTTGGTTATTACGACGCCCAGCGGAATAAGAATTACCGATTTCGACGAAACAATTTTCAGCTTTTTAGATGTGGGAAGTAATTGCCCATATGTACCACCCACAGTCACCTTTACTACTCCATGGACTGGAACCACAACGAGAACGATTACTCATACTCCATCATCTGACGGTGACACTATCACAGTTGAGATAGATACTCCTGTTCCAACCACAACGTTCACAACTCCATGGACTGGAACCACAACGAGGACTATTACTCATACTCCATCATCTGACGGTGACACTATCACAGTTGAGATAGATACTCCTGTTCCAACCACAACGTTCACAACTCCTTGGACTGGAACCACAACGAGGACTATTACTCATACTCCATCATCTGACGGTGACACTATCACAGTTGAAATCGATACTCCTGTTCCAACCACAACGTTCACAACTCCATGGACTGGAACCACAACGAGAACAATCACTCATACTCCATCATCTGACGGTGACACTATCACAGTTGAAATCGATACTCCTGTTCCAACCACAACGTTCACAACTCCATGGACTGGAACCACAACGAGAACAATCACTCATACTCCATCATCTGACGGTGACACGATCACAGTTGAGATAGATACTCCTGTTCCAACCACAACGTTCACAACTCCTTGGACTGGAACCACAACGAGAACGATTACTCATACTCCATCATCTGACGGTGACACGATCACAGTTGAGATAGATACTCCTGTTCCAACCACAACGTTCACAACTCCATGGACTGGAACCACAACGAGGACTATTACTCATACTCCATCATCTGACGGTGACACTATCACAGTTGAAATCGATACCCCAACCTCAGGTCCTCCAACTACGACGTTTACAACTCCTTGGACTGGAACCACAACGAGAACGATTACTCATACTCCATCATCTGACGGTGACACTATCACAGTTGAGATAGATACTCCTGTTCCAACCACAACGTTCACAACTCCATGGACTGGAACCACAACGAGGACTATTACTCATACTCCATCATCTGACGGTGACACTATCACAGTTGAGATAGATACTCCTGTTCCAACCACAACGTTCACAACTCCATGGACTGGAACCACAACGAGGACTATTACTCATACTCCATCATCTGACGGTGACACTATCACAGTTGAAATCGATACCCCAACCACAGGTCCTCCAACTACGACGTTTACAACTCCTTGGACTGGAACCACAACGAGAACGATTACTCATACTCCATCATCTGACGGTGACACTATCACAGTTGAGATAGATACTCCTGTTCCAACCACAACGTTCACAACTCCATGGACTGGAACCACAACGAGAACAATCACTCATACTCCATCATCTGACGGTGACACTATCACAGTTGAGATAGATACTCCTGTTCCAACCACAACGTTCACAACTCCATGGACTGGAACCACAACGAGGACTACTACTCATACTCCATCATCTGACGGTGACACTATCACAGTTGAGATAGATACTCCTGTTCCAACTACGACGTTTACAACTCCTTGGACTGGAACCACAACGAGAACGATTACTCATACTCCATCATCTGACGGTGACACTATCACAGTTGAGATAGATACTCCTGTTCCAACCACAACGTTCACAACTCCATGGACTGGAACCACAACGAGGACTATTACTCATATTCCATCATCTGACGGTGACACTATCACAGTTGAAATCGATACCCCAACCACAGGTCCTCCAACTACGACGTTTACAACTCCTTGGACTGGAACCACAACGAGAACAATCACTCATACTCCATCATCTGACGGTGACACTATCACAGTTGAGATAGATACTCCTGTTCCAACTACGACGTTTACAACTCCTTGGACTGGAACCACAACGAGAACGATTACTCATACTCCATCATCTGACGGTGACACTATCACAGTTGAGATAGATACTCCTGTTCCAACTACGACGTTTACAACTCCTTGGACTGGAACCACAACGAGAACGATTACTCAtactccatcttctgaCGGTGACACTATCACAGTTGAGATCGATACCCCAACCACAGGTCCTCCAACTACGACGTTTACAACTCCATGGACTGGAACCACAACGAGAACGATTACTCATACTCCATCATCTGACGGTGACACTATCACAGTTGAGATAGATACTCCTGTTCCAACCACAACGTTCACAACTCCTTGGACTGGAACCACAACGAGGACTATTACTCATACTCCATCATCTGACGGTGACACTATCACAGTTGAAATCGATACCCCAACCACAGGTCCTCCAACTACGGCGTTTACAACTCCTTGGACTGGAACCACAACGAGAACGATTACTCATACTCCATCATCTGACGGTGACACTATCACAGTTGAGATAGATACTCCTGTTCCAACCACAACGTTCACATCTCCATGGACTGGAACCACAACGAGAACAATCACTCATACTCCATCATCTGACGGTGACACCATCACAGTTGAGATAGATACTCCTATTTCTATTGCCACATTTGAGACTGTTCAAACAACTTTCAGCAAGTATACCAGTTTTTGGAGCAATTTCACTGAAGAGATCACTTCTGATATTGGAAAAACAGTTATTGATATTTCAACTACTGTGATTACAATAAAATCGTGTGAGAATGATTATTGCGATCAGTTGGTAAGAACGACTGGGTATCAAGTTGTTACAACAACCATTGACGAAACCGTTACAGAGTTTACAACCTTCTGTGATATTCCTAGCACAACTGCTGAAGATCAAATATTATCTGCAGCATCTGATCTCGAAGGATCAACTTCCTCTGAGGTAACCACAGTCTATTTCAAAGATGATACGACCACGTATTTAATTTCTCAGACTGTAACTAATACTGGCATTTCCACGATCACTACATATTCTTatcaagaaaatgaagattATGTATCTACAGGAACTTCTAAAGATATCGACCAAAATGAAATACTTTCAGGGGAACTTACGATTACCAGTACGAAAAGTGGGGATACGAAGCACAGCCAAGATTCTTCTGCCACTCAAAAATTCGACTATTCCAATCAATTAACGCCTGTGACGGTTGTGCCTCAAGTCAGTTCGACGAATGTTCCTGAAGTTTACCATGTCCAAAGTGAAGGTGGTGGCGCAAACACCTATAAAATCTCTTTCTGGTCAGTTATATTAGCTCTAGTTGTTGTGTTCGAGTTTTGA